A region of Streptomyces paludis DNA encodes the following proteins:
- a CDS encoding DNA cytosine methyltransferase, protein MILDLFAGPGGWSHALNVLGVRDVGLEWDAWACQTRVRAGQLTVRTDVAVYPTWPWLGRTTGLLASPPCQAWSMAGKRLGLVDQPLVHQAVADLAAGRDTRAGLLTACRDGRSLLAAEPMRYLHALNTVGEPEWIAMEEVPDVLPLWRQYAAILRSWGFSVWTGIIQAADYGIPQTRRRAILLASRVRVAEPPPPTHARVAEPQSLFGPGRARWVSMAQALGWGATDRPVPTVCAGGGPGGGPEPFPSGSRRALANARERGTWTPRADEVIRQSPREGPGRTARHGACETRAADAPDPAVADEAHRWSWSLRSNNQANATVRPLSEPAGTLFFGHRANECTWVATPTSSQTDGSGTPPAPEPIRITAREAGLLQTFPADYPWAGNKGQQFSQIGNAVPPLLAGHLLAPHLGVTLNPNDFTLAA, encoded by the coding sequence GTGATACTCGACCTCTTCGCCGGTCCCGGCGGCTGGAGCCATGCTCTGAACGTGCTCGGGGTCCGCGATGTCGGTCTGGAGTGGGATGCCTGGGCCTGCCAAACCCGCGTACGGGCCGGGCAGTTGACGGTGCGGACGGATGTGGCGGTGTATCCGACGTGGCCGTGGCTCGGCCGTACGACGGGGCTGCTGGCGAGTCCTCCGTGCCAGGCGTGGTCGATGGCCGGCAAGCGCCTGGGGCTGGTCGACCAGCCGCTGGTCCACCAGGCGGTCGCCGACCTCGCCGCCGGACGCGACACCCGCGCGGGACTCCTCACCGCGTGCCGGGACGGACGCTCCCTGCTGGCCGCCGAGCCGATGCGCTACCTCCACGCCCTGAACACGGTCGGCGAACCGGAGTGGATCGCGATGGAGGAAGTCCCCGATGTCCTGCCGCTGTGGAGGCAGTACGCGGCCATCCTGCGGAGCTGGGGGTTCTCCGTCTGGACCGGGATCATCCAGGCCGCCGACTACGGGATACCCCAGACGCGGAGGCGGGCGATCCTCCTCGCCTCCCGCGTGCGGGTCGCCGAACCTCCCCCGCCGACCCATGCCCGGGTCGCCGAACCGCAGTCCCTGTTCGGACCGGGCCGCGCCCGCTGGGTCAGCATGGCTCAGGCCCTGGGCTGGGGCGCCACCGACCGCCCCGTCCCCACCGTCTGCGCCGGCGGCGGGCCGGGAGGCGGCCCCGAACCGTTCCCGTCCGGCTCGCGCCGGGCACTCGCCAACGCCCGGGAGCGCGGCACTTGGACGCCCCGAGCTGACGAAGTAATCCGGCAGTCCCCCCGCGAAGGCCCTGGGCGGACGGCCCGGCACGGCGCATGCGAGACCCGGGCCGCCGACGCTCCAGACCCAGCTGTCGCCGACGAGGCCCATCGCTGGTCCTGGTCCTTGCGCAGCAACAACCAGGCGAACGCCACCGTCCGTCCGCTGTCCGAGCCGGCAGGCACGCTGTTCTTCGGGCACCGGGCGAACGAATGCACCTGGGTCGCCACCCCGACCTCGTCTCAGACCGACGGCAGCGGCACTCCGCCGGCGCCGGAGCCGATCCGGATCACCGCCCGCGAAGCCGGCCTCCTGCAGACCTTCCCCGCCGACTACCCCTGGGCCGGAAACAAAGGCCAGCAGTTCTCCCAGATCGGCAACGCCGTACCCCCGCTGCTCGCCGGCCACCTCCTCGCCCCGCACCTCGGCGTCACCCTCAACCCCAACGACTTCACCCTCGCCGCCTGA
- a CDS encoding DnaB-like helicase N-terminal domain-containing protein, with amino-acid sequence MPHSPEPDENDLDAIALPPPVFHLEQALLGALLLNPHRLSDITGITADSFSTATHTALYTAISTVPPPDPAEHAKNTEWLDRVLATGRRQARGLTASYLHALVQVCPWPSHAPAYARMVEAEHARRRLLTATGRLVQTVHDASLPHPVQTVLAETDALAAVVDDIAVRFPPRAGMLPRTTAPPPPGAPDHTEAVEEEQLLLATATAYPADIDSVRWLLPGDLTLPLHAGLWQCLTALARRREPIDPVTVLWEAQQRGVLDGGSEPGEVLRLLAEPAGSVEHWGECALRRSLLTTAERTGRRIEAYAGDPANTPFQLVVGARRALADISAVRTRWQHATKTAPPQRRRPAPTSRAGPPTTTPAHTARSTRATR; translated from the coding sequence ATGCCCCACTCCCCCGAACCCGACGAAAACGACCTCGACGCCATCGCACTGCCCCCGCCTGTGTTCCACCTCGAACAGGCCCTCCTCGGCGCCCTCCTCCTCAATCCGCACCGCCTCAGCGACATCACCGGCATCACCGCCGACTCCTTCTCCACCGCCACCCACACCGCCCTGTACACCGCGATCAGCACCGTGCCGCCGCCCGACCCCGCCGAGCACGCGAAGAACACCGAGTGGCTCGACCGCGTCCTCGCCACAGGACGGAGGCAGGCGCGCGGCCTGACCGCCTCCTACCTGCATGCCCTCGTCCAGGTCTGCCCCTGGCCCAGCCACGCACCGGCCTACGCCCGGATGGTCGAAGCCGAACACGCCCGGCGCCGCCTCCTGACGGCCACCGGACGCCTCGTCCAGACCGTCCACGATGCTTCCCTCCCGCACCCCGTACAGACGGTGCTCGCCGAAACCGACGCACTCGCCGCCGTTGTGGACGACATCGCGGTCCGATTCCCGCCTCGCGCAGGCATGCTGCCCCGTACCACGGCACCGCCGCCGCCCGGTGCGCCCGACCACACGGAGGCCGTCGAGGAGGAGCAGCTACTGCTCGCCACCGCTACGGCCTACCCCGCCGACATCGATTCCGTCCGGTGGCTGCTCCCCGGCGACCTCACCCTGCCTCTGCACGCCGGCCTGTGGCAGTGCCTGACCGCCCTGGCCCGGCGCCGCGAACCCATCGACCCCGTCACCGTCCTGTGGGAGGCGCAGCAGCGCGGCGTGCTGGACGGCGGCAGCGAACCGGGCGAAGTCCTCCGTCTGCTGGCCGAACCGGCCGGTTCCGTCGAGCACTGGGGCGAGTGCGCCCTGCGGCGGTCCCTCCTGACCACGGCCGAGCGCACCGGCCGACGTATCGAGGCGTATGCCGGCGACCCGGCGAACACCCCGTTCCAGCTCGTCGTCGGCGCCCGCCGCGCCCTCGCCGACATCAGCGCCGTCCGCACCCGCTGGCAGCACGCCACCAAAACCGCCCCGCCACAGCGGCGACGGCCGGCACCCACCAGCCGCGCCGGCCCACCGACCACCACGCCTGCGCACACCGCCCGGTCCACACGAGCAACCCGGTAG
- a CDS encoding DUF5655 domain-containing protein has protein sequence MSGLKLFHTTKSGVTEVLPRLAEVEADVQGLVEAHMETLLGVRFLASEYGTGPVHGGRIDSLGLDENGSPVIVEYKRGVDAGVINQGLFYLAWLMDHRAEFEHLVRDRLGVTAVSQVLWSGPRLICIAGDFTHYDVHAVREHRRSIDLVRYRLFGSDLLGLETVASVSGGTQVACRTRRKVVAPEAADVQVVAMMELAGAVDEVLLGLGDGVNRVERKTYRAYQRLRNFACLCPPQRSKLLVYLKVDPKDVDLVPGFTRDVSGLGHHGTGDLEVRLRTPRDVERARDLFRASYAAA, from the coding sequence GTGTCGGGTCTGAAGTTGTTCCATACGACGAAAAGCGGTGTGACCGAGGTTCTGCCGCGTCTTGCTGAGGTTGAGGCGGATGTGCAGGGCCTTGTTGAGGCGCACATGGAGACGCTGCTGGGCGTCCGATTTCTGGCGAGTGAGTACGGCACGGGGCCGGTGCATGGGGGCCGGATCGATTCGCTCGGACTGGACGAGAATGGATCGCCGGTCATCGTCGAGTACAAGCGTGGTGTTGACGCCGGGGTCATCAATCAGGGCCTGTTCTACCTGGCGTGGTTGATGGACCATCGCGCCGAGTTCGAGCACCTGGTCCGAGACCGGCTCGGGGTGACGGCCGTGTCTCAGGTCCTGTGGAGTGGCCCGCGTCTGATCTGCATCGCCGGCGACTTCACCCACTACGACGTGCATGCCGTGCGTGAGCACCGGCGGTCGATCGATCTGGTTCGCTACCGGCTCTTCGGCAGCGACCTGCTCGGTCTGGAGACTGTGGCCTCCGTGAGCGGTGGCACGCAGGTGGCCTGCCGGACGCGCCGCAAGGTGGTTGCCCCGGAGGCGGCCGACGTTCAGGTCGTGGCGATGATGGAGTTGGCGGGGGCGGTTGACGAGGTTTTGCTCGGGCTCGGGGATGGTGTGAACCGGGTGGAGCGCAAGACCTACCGGGCGTATCAGCGGTTGCGGAACTTCGCGTGTCTGTGTCCGCCTCAGCGGAGCAAGCTGCTGGTCTATCTGAAGGTTGACCCGAAGGACGTTGACCTTGTTCCGGGTTTCACCCGGGATGTGTCCGGTCTTGGGCACCACGGGACGGGGGATTTGGAGGTGCGGCTCCGTACGCCGAGGGATGTGGAGCGGGCGCGGGATTTGTTCCGGGCGAGCTACGCGGCGGCGTGA
- a CDS encoding outer membrane protein assembly factor BamB family protein → MSTDNTAPRLRQAEQDLSAVRAALINRAFHPGEGWRTDGRLFGWILDCREVALAADLLPAVSRLLYELLAPFRPQAVVGTGMSGAPLVGALVLESTRRGDLLDGILVRERPKAYGRRRQLEGPLPPPGSAVAVVDDLESSGATAGWVVETVSQHGLRPVVVVTLVRFDSIARDDRAHDDVPRRYLFTLSELGIAESGEEVAAPQVRWRLGGVNGGDDVPFSRPARDGDLVIFGSNRGQLHAVDLSGCLRWRVPLGDPDAPSPTHCTPLFTPHGIVIGSDDGVLRCVERSTGRLRWATLCAERIGAGLADDGTGHIVVPVTQMPHAGALLRVCSSDGTVSWRRPLSGYAHARPAVVTTKAVLASDNSGTVTAFPMGDEQQPYWRRALDAPVKADLVVDDTGTCYCADFDGVLTTLDVADGAIRWRRRLGRCLYTAPLVADGNVYVAGDGHLFAVERRSGRLAWVAPVGPWARGAISRLADGTIAVGCSDGSVRFISPTGRPIGLFRTGGAVMSGATALTGDCVIVSSADGHVYALHPRPQKP, encoded by the coding sequence GTGAGCACGGACAACACCGCGCCGCGCCTCCGCCAGGCCGAGCAGGACCTGAGCGCGGTCCGTGCCGCCCTGATCAACCGCGCTTTCCATCCCGGCGAGGGGTGGCGGACGGACGGACGGCTCTTCGGCTGGATCCTCGACTGCCGTGAGGTCGCTTTGGCAGCCGATCTGCTGCCCGCCGTGAGCCGACTGCTGTACGAACTACTGGCCCCGTTCCGCCCGCAGGCAGTCGTCGGTACAGGCATGTCCGGAGCGCCGTTGGTGGGGGCGCTCGTGCTGGAGTCGACACGGCGTGGGGACCTCCTCGACGGGATCCTCGTGCGTGAGCGCCCGAAGGCGTACGGCAGACGCAGACAGCTGGAAGGTCCCCTGCCGCCTCCCGGATCCGCCGTCGCCGTCGTGGACGACCTCGAAAGCAGCGGGGCCACCGCGGGCTGGGTCGTCGAGACCGTCTCGCAGCATGGCCTGCGGCCCGTCGTCGTCGTCACGCTGGTCAGGTTCGACAGCATCGCCCGGGACGATCGTGCTCACGACGACGTGCCACGGCGGTACCTGTTCACGCTCAGCGAGCTGGGGATCGCGGAGAGCGGGGAAGAGGTCGCCGCCCCGCAGGTGCGATGGCGGCTCGGGGGCGTCAACGGCGGCGACGATGTCCCGTTCTCGCGCCCGGCGCGTGACGGGGACCTCGTCATCTTCGGATCGAACCGGGGGCAGCTGCACGCCGTCGATCTCTCCGGATGCCTCCGCTGGCGGGTGCCGCTCGGCGACCCGGACGCGCCTTCGCCCACACACTGCACACCTCTGTTCACCCCGCACGGCATCGTCATCGGCAGCGACGACGGCGTGCTGCGCTGCGTCGAACGCAGCACCGGGCGTCTACGATGGGCGACCCTGTGCGCTGAGCGCATCGGCGCGGGCCTGGCGGACGACGGGACCGGACACATCGTCGTCCCCGTTACACAGATGCCCCACGCGGGTGCCCTGCTGCGCGTATGTTCCTCCGACGGCACCGTGTCGTGGCGCCGGCCCCTCTCCGGGTACGCCCACGCCCGGCCTGCGGTGGTCACCACCAAGGCCGTCCTGGCCTCAGACAATTCCGGGACAGTCACTGCCTTCCCCATGGGCGACGAGCAACAGCCCTACTGGCGTCGGGCGCTCGACGCGCCGGTCAAGGCCGACCTCGTTGTCGACGACACGGGCACCTGCTACTGCGCCGACTTCGACGGTGTTCTCACAACCCTGGACGTGGCAGATGGCGCCATCCGATGGCGGCGCAGGCTCGGACGGTGCCTTTACACCGCGCCTCTGGTCGCCGACGGCAACGTCTACGTCGCCGGGGACGGGCACCTCTTCGCGGTAGAGCGCCGATCCGGACGTCTGGCCTGGGTGGCCCCCGTCGGACCGTGGGCGCGCGGGGCGATCAGCCGGCTCGCGGACGGGACGATCGCGGTGGGCTGCAGCGACGGTTCCGTGCGGTTCATCTCACCAACTGGTCGCCCCATTGGCCTGTTCCGCACCGGCGGCGCGGTCATGTCGGGCGCGACCGCTCTGACCGGCGACTGCGTAATCGTATCCTCGGCCGACGGACACGTGTACGCCCTCCACCCGCGTCCGCAGAAACCATGA
- a CDS encoding DUF317 domain-containing protein: MTPAIDAHVRLHTHPTHASAVTAVLTGTHAHVALTALEAADWTVTATNVLVLARIDHEEPYWAEDAAKHLIAEGIIVEITPRLRKAMDEEWAWPNYPMPWCTRSEIREVSNQAQKIHDDIRHGRLLIHAHAHDGHTTVAVGTYLGAGGKSVHLYGEDHLRHVAGTFDSPARALLVFEKVHSAKMRPGPAPLTDTERAAIEARTVFDVTAGLSEDSRADPETVPVHLADAGDHDALLSAFFDAHSEFEKWRTWSDETTHAIHESQTLRIERVHETPAHDTAWTVAAYETPVSDRIWVLTATGTTPAPILQQLLTHLADSDGRDTATGSPMDEKMVTAATQPLSDAGWKHTVNGRWIRWTSPNGDSGVQFDAFTAQHPNQNLATWTVWAGPGIDRPTWAITASPHTPSSLLADLSETLAHGTGTRQAQSGREHRSRCATSTPAAPAVAASPASSRSR; the protein is encoded by the coding sequence ATGACTCCCGCCATCGACGCCCACGTCCGCCTCCACACCCACCCCACCCATGCCAGCGCCGTGACCGCCGTCCTGACCGGCACCCACGCCCACGTCGCCCTCACGGCTCTGGAAGCAGCCGACTGGACCGTCACCGCCACCAACGTCCTGGTCCTGGCCCGCATCGATCACGAGGAGCCCTACTGGGCCGAGGACGCAGCCAAACATCTGATCGCCGAAGGCATTATCGTCGAGATCACCCCTCGGCTCCGGAAAGCGATGGACGAGGAATGGGCCTGGCCCAACTACCCGATGCCGTGGTGCACCCGCAGCGAAATCCGCGAGGTCTCCAACCAGGCGCAGAAGATCCACGACGACATCCGCCACGGCCGGCTCCTCATCCACGCCCACGCCCACGACGGCCACACCACCGTCGCCGTCGGCACTTACCTCGGCGCGGGTGGCAAGTCCGTCCACCTGTACGGCGAGGACCACCTGCGCCATGTCGCCGGCACCTTCGATTCGCCCGCGCGGGCCCTGCTCGTCTTCGAGAAGGTCCACTCGGCCAAGATGCGCCCCGGCCCGGCGCCCCTGACCGACACCGAACGCGCCGCCATCGAAGCCCGCACTGTCTTCGACGTGACCGCCGGCCTATCCGAAGACTCCCGCGCGGACCCGGAGACAGTCCCCGTCCACCTGGCCGACGCCGGCGACCACGACGCACTTCTCAGCGCCTTCTTCGACGCACACAGCGAGTTCGAGAAATGGCGGACCTGGTCGGACGAGACAACCCACGCCATCCACGAGTCGCAGACCCTGCGCATCGAACGCGTCCACGAAACCCCCGCCCACGACACCGCGTGGACCGTAGCCGCCTACGAGACACCCGTCTCCGACCGCATCTGGGTCCTCACCGCGACAGGCACAACCCCAGCCCCCATACTGCAGCAGCTGCTGACCCACCTCGCCGACAGCGACGGCCGGGACACGGCCACCGGCTCCCCGATGGACGAGAAAATGGTCACCGCGGCCACCCAGCCGCTCTCCGACGCCGGATGGAAACACACCGTCAACGGGCGATGGATCCGCTGGACATCCCCCAACGGAGACTCAGGCGTCCAGTTCGACGCCTTCACCGCACAGCACCCGAATCAGAATCTGGCCACCTGGACCGTGTGGGCCGGACCCGGTATCGACCGCCCCACCTGGGCCATCACCGCGTCCCCGCACACCCCGAGTTCACTGCTGGCCGACCTCTCCGAAACCCTCGCCCACGGGACCGGCACGCGCCAGGCACAGTCGGGCCGCGAGCACAGGTCCCGTTGCGCTACCAGTACGCCGGCCGCTCCGGCCGTCGCAGCCAGCCCAGCCTCCAGCCGTTCACGCTGA
- a CDS encoding adenine nucleotide alpha hydrolase family protein, with protein sequence MLALSAEGVLPKVDFAIFADTGWEPEAVYAHLDRMEEEIAKPAGIPVLRVSSGNIRDDALNPDHRFASMPLHILNKDGRPGMTRRQCTGEYKIKPIKQKVRELLGYPHPLRIPKGVFVEQWVGISTDEFHRAKDADVMYMRNRHPLLDLSWNRSDCLRYLTSLGLADTPKSSCLGCPFHGNAQWRHIRDTSPSEWADVVEFDAAIRQGNARANAAGNRLLGEAFLHRSRVPLSQAPIDHVTASERAALRAEADEADELENGVADGCSPWACRGNADGLTRDGFGLAT encoded by the coding sequence TTGCTCGCCCTGTCAGCCGAAGGCGTCTTGCCGAAGGTCGACTTCGCAATTTTCGCCGACACTGGATGGGAGCCCGAAGCGGTCTACGCGCACCTTGACCGCATGGAAGAGGAAATAGCCAAACCCGCCGGAATTCCAGTTCTGCGCGTGTCCTCCGGCAACATTCGCGACGACGCTCTGAACCCAGATCACCGGTTCGCATCCATGCCCCTCCATATCCTCAACAAGGACGGGCGACCCGGCATGACCCGACGTCAGTGCACCGGCGAATACAAGATAAAGCCGATAAAACAGAAGGTTCGCGAGCTGCTCGGCTACCCCCACCCTTTGCGCATCCCCAAGGGAGTGTTCGTCGAGCAGTGGGTGGGAATCTCCACCGATGAATTCCACCGCGCCAAGGACGCCGACGTCATGTATATGCGCAACCGACATCCTCTTCTGGACCTGTCCTGGAACAGGTCCGACTGCCTTCGGTACCTGACCTCGCTCGGGCTGGCCGATACGCCGAAATCGAGCTGCCTGGGATGCCCGTTCCACGGAAACGCCCAGTGGCGACACATCAGAGACACGTCCCCGTCCGAGTGGGCAGACGTCGTCGAATTCGACGCGGCCATCCGGCAGGGAAACGCCCGCGCCAACGCGGCAGGCAACCGACTGCTCGGCGAGGCATTCCTGCACCGCTCCCGCGTCCCGCTGAGCCAGGCGCCGATCGACCACGTCACCGCCTCAGAACGCGCAGCACTGCGCGCCGAGGCAGACGAAGCCGATGAGTTGGAAAACGGCGTCGCGGACGGCTGTTCTCCCTGGGCGTGCCGCGGCAATGCGGACGGGCTGACGCGGGACGGCTTCGGGCTGGCCACGTGA
- a CDS encoding tetratricopeptide repeat protein, producing the protein MNVKPTPLGTSRLLEFGHRLSRAGQFTDAEQCFSQAITLDPECAMAYNNLGWTRQRLGDLTSAESLYRQALSRDKELRLARRNLAKLLLRLGRDEEALPLFRAELNQGDDGLAWIQGLVNNALKARDLTLAGQYAAMTARLRWGEGLNPPGHVDPSPSYPPSIPKLRHDADQFRYLRRQGVLGTEIEPVIDAYEDLIDRLMPRGPEARQELDSNESRAIGHAYNRLLHTRETPRVTRALSDKWDRDAVERMYLDTPPGVVYVDNFLSPAALDGLRKFCLESTIWSGSRYAHGRLGAFFQDGFNCPLLLQIGEELREALPRMIGYRYPLRQLWGFKCGPELPADATTHADFAAVNVNFWITPDEANLDPESGGLVVYDVDAPLSWDFDTYNGRTDVIKPFLQRQHSRAMNIPYRANRAVIFNSDLFHASAGVSFRPGYENLRVNITMLYGEREDEVHHREMHHPDPMSESHELIPAWRSAAFRHTRTSRPGP; encoded by the coding sequence GTGAACGTGAAGCCCACGCCGCTCGGTACCTCACGACTGCTCGAATTTGGTCATCGGCTTTCCCGAGCGGGGCAGTTCACCGACGCCGAGCAATGCTTCAGCCAGGCGATCACGCTCGATCCCGAGTGCGCCATGGCTTACAACAACTTGGGGTGGACACGACAGCGACTCGGCGACCTGACGTCCGCTGAGTCCCTGTACCGCCAAGCCCTTAGCCGGGACAAGGAGCTTCGCCTGGCCCGCCGTAATCTGGCAAAGCTGCTGCTCCGACTGGGCCGTGACGAAGAGGCGTTGCCGCTCTTCAGAGCTGAGCTGAACCAAGGCGACGACGGCCTCGCTTGGATCCAGGGCTTGGTGAACAATGCGCTCAAGGCGCGCGACCTGACGCTGGCGGGCCAGTACGCCGCGATGACTGCACGACTTCGCTGGGGCGAGGGCCTCAACCCGCCTGGGCACGTGGACCCGTCGCCGTCGTACCCACCCAGTATTCCCAAACTGCGCCACGATGCCGATCAGTTCAGGTACCTGCGGCGCCAGGGCGTGCTGGGGACAGAGATTGAACCCGTGATCGATGCGTACGAGGATTTGATCGACCGTCTGATGCCGCGTGGCCCCGAAGCTCGGCAGGAGCTGGACAGCAACGAAAGCCGCGCCATCGGCCACGCGTACAACCGGCTTTTGCACACCCGCGAGACTCCCCGTGTCACGCGGGCACTCTCAGACAAGTGGGACCGGGATGCCGTCGAGCGCATGTACCTGGACACACCGCCCGGCGTCGTCTACGTCGACAACTTCCTCTCCCCGGCCGCATTGGACGGGCTTCGGAAGTTCTGTCTGGAGTCGACGATCTGGTCCGGCAGCCGGTACGCCCATGGCCGGCTTGGAGCCTTCTTCCAGGATGGGTTCAACTGCCCGCTACTGCTGCAGATCGGCGAGGAGCTGCGGGAGGCGCTGCCGCGGATGATCGGCTACCGCTACCCGCTGCGGCAGCTGTGGGGTTTCAAGTGCGGGCCCGAGCTGCCTGCGGACGCGACCACCCATGCCGACTTCGCGGCAGTCAACGTCAACTTCTGGATCACTCCCGACGAGGCCAATCTCGATCCTGAGTCCGGCGGACTGGTGGTCTACGACGTCGATGCCCCGCTCAGCTGGGACTTCGACACATACAACGGACGCACAGACGTCATCAAGCCCTTCCTCCAGCGACAGCACTCGCGCGCCATGAACATTCCGTACCGGGCCAACCGTGCGGTGATTTTCAACTCTGACCTCTTTCACGCGAGCGCGGGAGTCTCGTTCCGCCCCGGCTACGAGAACCTCAGAGTCAACATCACGATGCTCTACGGGGAACGGGAGGACGAGGTCCACCATCGGGAGATGCACCACCCCGATCCCATGAGCGAGTCTCATGAGCTGATCCCCGCTTGGCGGTCAGCCGCGTTCCGCCACACGCGCACGTCCCGGCCCGGCCCGTGA